The genomic segment TTTCCGCATATCTTCGTCGGACATTTCAGTTCTGCCGCAACCGAGGAAGAAAAAGCCGTTATCGAGCAGGCCGCGTTTGAAAAGGTTTGCCACGGCGGGGATGAGTTTGCGTTTAGACAAATCGCCGGAAGCACCGAAGACAATCAAGCCTGTCGGTGGTGCCGGCGATTCAGAACAAAGTGCTTGTTCGTTTTTTACCGATGGACGAATTTTTTCCATCTGAACTTTCTTTAATTATTCACTAAACACTTCGAACTCGTCCTTTGATGCGCCGCACTCCGGGCAGACCCAATTGTCCGGCAAATCCGCGAATTCAGTACCGGCCTCTATTCCGTTATCTGGGTCGCCAACTTCAGGATCGTAAATGTAACTGCACAAAAGGCATTGATATTTTTTCATAGCTGTTTCCTTTATTAATATTTTTTGTTATTTTAATTGTTCAAGATTTTTCTGCAAACTGACTATATGACTCATTTCTTCTTTTATAATCTGTTCGACTTTTTCCTTATCGCTCTGCGATTTGACTAATTCCTTAATACCGAGATAGAAATTAATCGAAGTTTGTTCTCCGCTCAAAGCTGTTTTTAAAATTTCTGTCGGCGTTTCCTTGCCGGACAATGTAAGTTGTAATGCGCCTCTGCCTTCCCAGCCTGAATTTAACGCTATTCCTTTCATATAATAAAGTGCCTCGTTATCGGGGTCAAAAGTATTGGCGTCTTCCATGTTATTTTTATAACTTTCCAACATGTCAGAGAAGATTTGTCTATGGTTGTCTTCCATTGCGGCCAGTTTGAGCAGAATATCCGCGACAACTTTGTCTTTCGTAACCGATGCTGCGGTGCGATAATATTGTGCTCCGTTTTGCTCTATCTGTACCGCTATTTCGAAAATTTCCAGTACGGTATAATTAACTGCCATAAAATCACCTTGTTATAAATTAATTATTTGCCTCTTTTTGCGAGCTGATGGTCGAGCATTATCAGGCTGCCCGCAGATTCCTTAATCATTTTTAAGGTCTCGACAATTTTCAGCGCGTTAGCCTCTTCCTCAACCTGCTCATCGATGAACCATTTAAGGAAACTTTCAGTCGCGTAATCTTTCTCGGCACCGGCAAGTTCCATAAGTTTGTTGATTCTGCCGGTTATATACTGTTCATGTTTATATGCCGCTTCAAACGCGTCAAGTACGCTTTTCCATTCTTTTTGTGGTTTTGGAATCGCTTCAAGTTCGATTCTTCCGTTGCGTTCATGGATAAAATTGTAAAATTTATCAGCGTGCGTCTTTTCTTCTTTGGTCTGAACATACATCCAGTTTGCAAAACCGTCAAGATTTATAGAACGAAAATAAGCCTGCATTGCCGAATAAATATATGCCGAACTTAATTCCGCGTTTATCTGGTTATTCAGTGCTTTTACTATTTTTTCGCTTATCATGATTTTCTCCTTCATGCTAAATTATATTATGCTTTCCATAGGCCGTGCAGATTGCAATATTCTCTGGCGACTATGTTTTCAGCTTCGATTTTAAATACAGCTTCCGGTTTCTGGCCCGGTGTCAGATACTGTTTGTAATATTTTCCATCAGCCTGAACTTCAATCCATTCGATGTAGTGTTTTTCTTCCATTGGATGCGCGACAGAACCGACTTTGATGAGGAAACCGCCGGCGATTTTTTCAATAACAGGAACGTGCTTTTCTTTCGCGGCATCGGTGGTATTTTCCACCATAACTTTCATCGGCTGACCGCAGCAGACAAGTTCGCCGCCGCCGACGTGAGTAACTTCGATAATGTTCCCACACTCCATACATTTGTAAATTGTGTTTCTCTTAATCATTTTCTTGCTCCTTTTAAAAATATTCGATATTAGCCTGAAACCACATTATCAGTCTTTGAAAAGTTGTCAAGTTCCTCGAGAAGCTGCCATGTTTTTTTTGCTTCATCTTCGTCAAGCACAGCGATAGCAAAACCGGCGTGAATGAGAACAATATCTCCTACCTTAACCTCCGGCACAAGTGAGGTTTTGGTTTGTATACGATTGCCGATGGCGTCGGCGACAGCCTGGTCGCCTTTCAACTCAACTATTCTCGCAGGTACCGCAAGACACATACGCATTCCTTTCTATATAGCTTTTGCTGCTGCGATTGCTGCCTGACCGAGCGAGATGCACCCGTCATTGGCAGGCATAAGCCGATTGCATAATACAACAAAGCCGTTTTTTTGCAACCTTTCAATCAGTCTTTCGGACAGAAATTTATTACAAAATACTCCGCCGCTAATTGCGACTGTTTTTATACCGGTTTTATGACGTGCTTGTTCAGCCAATTTAAAGAAAAATTCAGCGATTGTGTTGTGGAATTTTGCGCAAATTGACTTTAAATCGATATTATCGAGCCGGTCTTTTATCATTCCCTCGATTAATCCCTTAATCTCTATGGAAAAGGTATTGTTTTGCTCGACCAGATTAAAACTGTAAGTTTGCTTTTCATTTTTGTCAGCCTGTGATTCGGTCGCCATCGGAATTTGTGCCTCGAAATGATTGTAATTGCCAAGGCCAATCAGTGCCGCCGCGGCGTCGAACAATCTGCCCAAACTCGATGTCTGCACAACATTAATATTTTTCTCGATTTGCTGTTCGATTATT from the Planctomycetaceae bacterium genome contains:
- a CDS encoding rubredoxin, producing MKKYQCLLCSYIYDPEVGDPDNGIEAGTEFADLPDNWVCPECGASKDEFEVFSE
- a CDS encoding ferritin family protein, whose protein sequence is MAVNYTVLEIFEIAVQIEQNGAQYYRTAASVTKDKVVADILLKLAAMEDNHRQIFSDMLESYKNNMEDANTFDPDNEALYYMKGIALNSGWEGRGALQLTLSGKETPTEILKTALSGEQTSINFYLGIKELVKSQSDKEKVEQIIKEEMSHIVSLQKNLEQLK
- a CDS encoding ferritin, with the protein product MISEKIVKALNNQINAELSSAYIYSAMQAYFRSINLDGFANWMYVQTKEEKTHADKFYNFIHERNGRIELEAIPKPQKEWKSVLDAFEAAYKHEQYITGRINKLMELAGAEKDYATESFLKWFIDEQVEEEANALKIVETLKMIKESAGSLIMLDHQLAKRGK
- a CDS encoding desulfoferrodoxin, whose amino-acid sequence is MIKRNTIYKCMECGNIIEVTHVGGGELVCCGQPMKVMVENTTDAAKEKHVPVIEKIAGGFLIKVGSVAHPMEEKHYIEWIEVQADGKYYKQYLTPGQKPEAVFKIEAENIVAREYCNLHGLWKA
- a CDS encoding HypC/HybG/HupF family hydrogenase formation chaperone, with the translated sequence MCLAVPARIVELKGDQAVADAIGNRIQTKTSLVPEVKVGDIVLIHAGFAIAVLDEDEAKKTWQLLEELDNFSKTDNVVSG